A window of the Helianthus annuus cultivar XRQ/B chromosome 4, HanXRQr2.0-SUNRISE, whole genome shotgun sequence genome harbors these coding sequences:
- the LOC110932875 gene encoding receptor-like protein 14, with amino-acid sequence MFNIALASFHHLEVLDLEGNYFVGTIPSTIKALSSLKVVSFANNKLNGSLLDHGLCELKNLQELNLQGNMFTGKLPECFNMLSSLKFLDNSSNQFIGTLPPSLIANPTSLEYVDFSHNKFEGSFSFSLFSNLKNLEVVGFISDNDKFEVETEEPRGWNPMFQLKGLALSNCNINMHTGSVVPSFLLHQHRLKKLDMSHNSMEGDIPTWLMKNNTMLEVLSLMNNSFGGVFSKPFYRNPNTRWLDMSGNLMKGVIPKDIQKFLPSITRLNLSGNYLEGGIPSLIGDLGEREILDLSQNRFSGEVSLGLFTYRNRLEVLKLSNNRFHGEVLSGNLSFGMLRVLHLDSNYFSGKIGDHDNKMSTFSGPSLLDISNNVFTGSIAWISNMSFVSELVVRNNRLGGPFPCGTNSLTFLDISQNHFSGSIPSCLVSESLKHLHLGSNAFAGSISNSFCNLTNILTLDIVNNRLFGRIPKFLGELSNIRILLLGKNEFSGNIPKQLCQLTNASLLDLFGNFLSGSIPGCLQNINRPSYQAFTDVDQFSGASSSYSYRNPRNSWFSMIDHPYEVSGIQDEVLFTTKTLSYAYKGNVLDIMSGLDLSFNKLIGYIPEELGLLTGIHVLNLSHNKLTGPIPVNFSSLANIESLDLSFNSLSGNIPQELIKLNALAIFNVSYNNLSGRLPEMKAQFSTFNKESYKGNPLLCGLPLENKCTIQSLLIQPTNEERSHEKWYNMDMVSFYGSFGSTWFVFILGFITLLCVNPYWKRRWLDFIEECMYTCYYFLCDLVWKPL; translated from the exons ATGTTTAATATAGCTTTGGCATCTTTCCACCATCTTGAGGTCTTAGATTTGGAAGGAAACTATTTTGTTGGAACCATCCCATCAACAATAAAGGCATTATCTTCTCTTAAAGTTGTCTCATTTGCGAACAATAAACTGAACGGATCATTACTCGATCATG GCTTGTGTGAGTTAAAGAACCTTCAAGAATTGAATCTTCAAGGCAACATGTTCACTGGAAAGCTGCCCGAATGTTTCAACATGCTATCGTCTCTTAAGTTCCTTGATAATTCTTCAAATCAATTCATAGGAACACTTCCGCCATCTCTGATTGCTAATCCTACATCTCTCGAGTATGTGGATTTCAGTCATAACAAATTTGAAGGTTCCTTCTCATTCAGCTTGTTCTCCAACCTCAAAAACCTTGAGGTTGTTGGATTCATAAGTGACAATGACAAGTTCGAGGTGGAAACAGAAGAGCCTAGAGGTTGGAATCCTATGTTCCAGTTGAAAGGTCTTGCGTTATCAAATTGTAATATCAACATGCATACAGGAAGTGTTGTTCCTAGCTTTCTACTTCACCAACATAGGTTAAAGAAACTAGACATGTCGCATAACTCAATGGAGGGAGATATTCCGACTTGGTTGATGAAAAATAACACAATGCTAGAAGTTCTTAGTCTAATGAACAACTCATTTGGTGGTGTATTTTCTAAGCCGTTTTACAGGAATCCTAATACAAGATGGTTGGATATGTCTGGAAATCTCATGAAAGGTGTCATTCCTAAAGACATACAAAAATTCCTTCCCTCGATAACTCGTTTGAATTTATCTGGGAATTATTTAGAGGGTGGTATCCCATCTTTAATAGGTGATTTGGGCGAGCGAGAGATATTGGATTTATCTCAAAACAGGTTTTCTGGAGAAGTATCACTTGGATTGTTCACATACCGCAATCGATTGGAGGTATTAAAACTATCAAATAACAGATTTCATGGTGAGGTACTTTCTGGAAACCTAAGTTTTGGTATGCTTAGGGTCCTTCACTTAGATAGCAACTACTTTTCTGGGAAAATTGGAGACCATGACAATAAAATGAGTACATTTTCTGGGCCTAGCCTTTTGGATATTAGCAATAACGTTTTCACTGGTTCGATCGCTTGGATAAGCAACATGAGTTTCGTGTCTGAACTTGTGGTGAGAAATAATAGGTTGGGAGGTCCGTTTCCTTGTGGAACAAATTCACTCACTTTTCTTGACATCTCACAAAATCACTTTTCAGGATCCATCCCATCCTGCTTAGTTTCGGAAAGTTTGAAGCATCTTCATTTGGGTTCCAACGCATTCGCTGGGTCTATATCCAATTCCTTCTGTAATTTGACCAATATTTTGACTTTAGACATTGTCAACAACAGATTGTTTGGCAGGATTCCTAAATTTCTTGGTGAATTATCAAATATTAGGATTCTTCTTTTGGGAAAAAATGAGTTCAGTGGTAATATTCCAAAGCAGTTGTGTCAGTTAACTAATGCAAGTTTACTTGATCTATTTGGTAACTTCCTTTCTGGTTCAATACCCGGTTGCCTACAAAATATTAATCGTCCAAGTTATCAAGCTTTCACAGATGTTGATCAATTTTCTGGTGCTAGTAGTTCATATAGCTATAGGAATCCTCGAAATAGTTGGTTTAGCATGATAGATCATCCATATGAGGTATCAGGAATACAAGATGAAGTTTTGTTCACAACAAAAACTCTCTCTTACGCCTATAAAGGTAACGTTCTTGATATCATGTCGGGACTAGATCTATCTTTTAATAAACTAATTGGTTATATCCCCGAAGAGCTAGGATTGTTGACTGGAATTCATGTCCTCAACCTCTCTCATAATAAGCTAACTGGACCGATTCCAGTTAACTTCTCTAGCCTTGCCAACATAGAGAGTTTGGACCTTTCTTTTAATAGTTTGTCTGGAAACATTCCACAGGAACTAATTAAGCTAAACGCTTTAGCTATTTTCAATGTTTCTTACAACAATCTATCAG GCAGACTACCAGAAATGAAAGCACAATTTAGTACCTTTAACAAAGAGAGCTATAAAGGGAATCCTCTTCTTTGTGGACTGCCGTTGGAGAATAAATGCACGATTCAATCATTATTGATCCAACCAACCAATGAAGAAAGAAGTCATGAGAAATGGTACAATATGGACATGGTGTCATTCTATGGAAGTTTTGGTTCCACATGGTTTGTGTTCATCTTGGGATTTATCACACTTCTCTGCGTCAATCCTTACTGGAAAAGAAGATGGCTTGACTTCATTGAAGAATGTATGTATACATGCTATTACTTCCTTTGTGATCTAGTATGGAAGCCCTTGTAG